In one Cercospora beticola chromosome 1, complete sequence genomic region, the following are encoded:
- a CDS encoding uncharacterized protein (MEROPS:MER0015472) — MSNVWTSVASSLPRQQTRISPLLQLFNGYAKSQSTRSFAQWSFACHGYRQASRSDVTNRPHKATFSTTPCLAKKGPAKTTRKATTQSATSKKVAPPSTQTKAHKARSAALSAAAKLEPAPTVASHTEGVPSRLEEDQLTWRDYDPEGGMPLPGGERSQPEINAIFGNEDVDVDTGNYILNVMHWRRQSGALIDVGLRFSGGIEVTQQQALQALEYLRSQLPDVDEAGNGEEWVKEEEERLRKEIEARAVKLRLYKATEEDAAEQEYEDTEESQQGTEAGRQKTGQSVLQATRKANETEYEIFKREQEEAKKRAELNAVAAQRGPLELLGGVQPGLSGAGVPSQLTYKGPFGISIRPPAAQAFLGKPRAKPAYIKYYEEKATIIKENVVPQMSNIARLVPSFLMLLLVLAGCWYLHENYTPPPTSARLWPETPPAAATLWGITGLLAMSFFLGRLPPLWKTYNKYMTCSPAYPYALSLIGACFRHDSIYHLASNVITLWLFGLFLHEEVGRGTFLAIYLASGVTGTYTSLVYNVLRKQWMVYILGASNSVLGVTAAICTLRPTGSIEIFGYKIPVYAWMYLALISASETVAALRAFKTTLDHTGHVGGIIAGGAAAFALRYQAAQNRPGGEEHVMQMVRRDAKEVADELKREAKEADLV, encoded by the coding sequence ATGAGCAATGTCTGGACATCGGTAGCATCGAGTCTGCCACGACAGCAGACGCGCATCAGTcctttgctgcagctgttcAATGGCTATGCCAAATCGCAATCCACTCGGAGCTTTGCACAGTGGTCGTTCGCCTGTCATGGATACCGCCAGGCCTCTAGATCGGACGTAACAAATCGTCCGCACAAAGCCACCTTTTCCACGACTCCTTGCCTGGCAAAGAAAGGCCCTGCGAAAACTACACGAAAGGCAACGACCCAGTCGGCCACCTCAAAGAAGGTTGCACCTCCATCGACGCAGACCAAGGCACATAAGGCCAGGAGCGCTGCCCTTTCAGCGGCTGCGAAGCTAGAACCTGCGCCGACAGTAGCGTCGCATACAGAAGGTGTCCCATCTCGATTGGAGGAAGACCAATTAACATGGCGCGACTACGATCCAGAAGGAGGAATGCCGCTTCCTGGCGGAGAGCGCAGTCAACCTGAGATCAATGCCATATTCGGGAACGAGGATGTCGACGTTGATACAGGCAACTACATATTGAATGTAATGCATTGGAGAAGACAATCGGGAGCTCTGATAGATGTGGGACTGAGATTTTCTGGCGGGATTGAGGTaacacagcagcaggctttgcAAGCATTGGAATATTTGCGGTCTCAACTACCAGATGTGGACGAGGCAGGGAATGGAGAAGAATGGgtgaaagaggaagaggaaagatTACGGAAAGAAATTGAAGCGCGAGCAGTCAAGCTGCGGCTGTACAAAGCCACCGAGGAAGATGCCGCCGAACAGGAATATGAGGATACTGAAGAGTCACAACAGGGAACAGAAGCTGGGCGACAGAAAACAGGCCAAAGTGTGCTACAAGCGACTCGCAAAGCAAATGAGACAGAGTACGAAATATTCAAGCgggagcaagaagaggccaAGAAAAGGGCTGAGCTCAACGCTGTTGCCGCCCAACGTGGGCCTCTGGAACTTCTTGGTGGTGTACAGCCTGGTTTGAGCGGCGCGGGAGTCCCTTCCCAGTTGACTTACAAGGGACCCTTTGGCATCTCGATTCGCCCGCCAGCGGCGCAAGCTTTTCTTGGAAAGCCGCGAGCGAAGCCTGCATATATCAAGTACTACGAGGAGAAAGCCACTATCATCAAGGAGAATGTTGTGCCTCAGATGAGCAACATTGCACGACTTGTACCGTCCTTTctgatgttgctgctggtccTGGCCGGATGCTGGTACCTTCACGAGAACTAtacaccaccacccactTCCGCCCGGCTTTGGCCTGAGACTCCTCCGGCAGCGGCAACGCTATGGGGCATCACTGGCCTATTAGCAATGAGTTTCTTTCTCGGCCGCCTGCCACCGCTTTGGAAGACTTACAATAAGTACATGACTTGCTCCCCGGCATATCCCTATGCCCTCAGTCTCATCGGTGCATGCTTCCGACACGACTCAATTTACCACTTGGCATCGAATGTTATCACACTCTGGCTGTTCGGGCTTTTCCTCCACGAAGAAGTTGGAAGAGGCACTTTCCTTGCAATTTATCTTGCCTCGGGTGTTACAGGTACATACACATCCTTGGTCTACAACGTCCTACGCAAGCAGTGGATGGTGTACATTTTAGGTGCGTCGAACTCCGTGCTGGGAGTCACAGCGGCAATCTGTACACTCCGACCCACCGGCTCCATCGAGATCTTCGGATACAAGATCCCCGTCTACGCCTGGATGTATTTGGCGTTGATCAGCGCAAGCGAGACTGTGGCAGCGCTCAGAGCGTTTAAGACGACGCTTGACCATACGGGACATGTGGGAGGCATCATAGCTGGTGGTGCCGCGGCATTTGCCTTGCGGTACCAGGCTGCGCAGAACCGACCGGGAGGCGAGGAGCATGTAATGCAGATGGTGCGAAGGGATGCGAAAGAGGTCGCGGACGAACTGAAGAGAGAGGCTAAGGAGGCTGATCTAGTATAG
- the RCD1 gene encoding Cell differentiation protein rcd1 (BUSCO:EOG09263Q8J): protein MHGAFSQQNAYHGGGQPDWQHHPSQAQQQHHYAAQTQAAAAANAVAAQQQHYGRAMSAAGQNNGNGNPGGNAMNGASALVGGALGGGAGAEHGGGMGSGENMSEDNRRVLDWISQVLRPETREAALLELSKKREQVPELALILWHSFGVMTSLLQEIISVYPLLNPSQLTAAASNRVCNALALLQCVASHGETRGLFLNAHIPLFLYPFLNTTSKSRPFEYLRLTSLGVIGALVKNDSSEVINFLLTTEIIPLCLRIMETGSELSKTVAIFIVQKILLDDMGLQYICQTYERFYAVGTVLSNMVTQLVDQQTVRLLKHVVRCFLRLSDNARAREALRQCLPEPLRDATFSPVLRDDAATKRCLAQLLLALSDGAEAPITGAYGHGQHSLLPGAMS, encoded by the exons ATGCATGGCGCCTTCTCGCAACAGAACGCATATCATGGCGGAGGGCAACCCGACTGGCAACACCACCCAAGCcaggcacagcagcaacatcacTATGCTGCGCAGACACAAGCTGCCGCTGCGGCCAACGCCGTCgcagcccagcagcagcactacGGACGAGCGATGAGCGCCGCGGGCCAGAAcaacggcaacggcaacCCGGGCGGTAACGCGATGAATGGCGCCTCTGCGCTTGTTGGAGGTGCTCTGGGCGGCGGTGCTGGCGCTGAGCATGGAGGCGGGATGGGCTCAGGCGAGAACATGAGTGAAGACAACCGCCGAGTGCTGGACTGGATCTCTCAAGTCCTGCGACCCGAGACACGCGAGGCCGCTTTGTTGGAACTTAGCAAGAAGCGAGAGCAGGTCCCTGAGCTGGCGCTCATACTGTGGCACTCTTTCG GCGTCATGACGTCTCTGCTGCAAGAGATCATATCAGTATACCCGCTGCTGAACCCCAGCCAGCTCACAGCAGCCGCATCTAATCGTGTTTGCAATGCGCTCGCCCTGTTGCAATGCGTGGCTAGCCATGGCGAGACCAGAGGACTCTTCCTGAATG CTCACATCCCGCTCTTCCTGTACCCGTTCCTCAACACGACCTCCAAATCCAGACCGTTTGAATATTTGCGGCTGACCTCTCTTGGTGTTATCGGCGCGCTCGTCAAGAATGACAGTTCTGAGGTCATCAACTTCTTGTTGACTACCGAGATCATCCCACTCTGCCTTCGGATTATGGAAACCGGATCGGAGCTCAGTAAGAcagtcgccatcttcattgTCCAGAAAATCTTACTTGATGACATGGGTCTGCAATATATCTGCCAGACTTACGAGCGCTTCTATGCCGTGGGAACGGTCCTGAGCAACATGGTCACTCAGTTGGTCGATCAACAGACTGTGCGCTTACTCAAGCACGTAGTGCGATGTTTTCTGCG ATTGTCGGATAATGCTCGTGCTCGAGAAGCGCTCCGCCAGTGTCTACCAGAGCCACTGCGTGATGCAACATTTTCGCCAGTCTTGAGAGACGATGCTGCGACTAAGCGTTGCCTGGCGCAGCTGCTTCTGGCTCTGTCAGATGGCGCCGAAGCGCCCATCACCGGAGCTTACGGACATGGCCAACACAGTCTTCTTCCTGGCGCGATGTCCTAG